GGGGTGCGGTTATTGTAGACGGCGGCCAGGAGTACATTCACGGGGTGGCGAGCGTTACGGGCATTGAATATAAATTGCTCGAGAGTGAGCAATACATATTTGTCGAGGAAATAAGCAAGGGTGCATTTGAGGTTGCAGATTTGAGTGACGTGGTTGTTCTTTTCAATCACGACCCCTCTCAAATCCTCGGCCGCACCACCGCAGGCAGTGCGCTGGTGTATGTGCGAGATGGCAATTTGCATTATGAATTTTCTGTAAACCAGCGCACCACCTGGGGGCAAAGTGTGGTTGAGCTAATTAAGGGCGGTGAGGTTCGGCAGAGCTCTTTCGGCTTCACTGTGCCAGAGGGCGGAGACAGCTGGGAGGATGTAAAGCTGGCGGATGGGCGCCTGCGCATCAAGCGCACAATCAACAAGATAGACAAGGTGTGGGACGTTAGCCCGGTCACCTGGCCAGCGAGCAACTTGACAAGTGTGGGTGTAAGCCTTGACACGTTGGATGAACTTGAGAGGTTTGTGCATGCTGCACAAGATCTTCAGTGTAGGCAGGGTGAGGCCTTGCTTATTTGTAGGCTGCAATTATTAACTAATCGCAAAAATTTGCTAAGATGACGACGAGGGAAATTCGTGACGAGATGGGGCGTATTCTTGCGCTGCAGGAGGATATTATCCGCAATGCGCAAAACGAGGGGCGCAAGGATTTGACGCAAGAGGAGGAGGAGCGCTTCAAAAGACTTGATGAGGATTATCGCTCGCTTGAAAAGCAGCTCAAGCGCCTTGAGGAGCTGGAGGAGCGTGCTAAGGCCATGGCCACCTCAGTTAAAGAACCTCAGCCGGGCGCTGTGGTAGATGAGCGAGCGCTGCATGAGCAGGCCTTTAAAGTATTTCTCCGGCATGGTCTTAAGGGTTTGACGCCTGAGATGCGGCAGGTACTCGAGAAGCGTGACCAGACGCCTGCGACAGGTGCCGGGGGTGGTTACCTAATTCCTGAGGGCTTTGTTGCGCAGGTAGAGCGTGTGATGAAGTACTACGGGCCCCTGTTCGATGATTCTGTGGTGACTGTCTTCAACACCCAGGCCGGCAACACGCTGCCCTGGCCGACGCTGGACGACACTGCAAACAAGGGGCAGCGCATTGGGCCTAATACGGCAGTGAGCACCCTGGATTTGACCTTTGGGCAAAAGGTGTTCAATGCCTTCAAGTACACCTCCGGGGTGGTACTTGTGCCGACGGAGCTTTTCGAGGATACGGGCGTTGAGCTCGAGCCTATTATCATCGAAGCCTTTGGCGAGCGCCTCGGCCGGATAGTGAATGAGGAGTTGACCAAGGGCGCAGGTGGCGGCACTGAACCTCAAGGCATTGTTACTGCCTCAACGCAGGGCAAGCTCGCTGCATCTAATGCTGCTATTGCAATTGAGGAGCTCGCTGATTTGATTCATAGCGTTGACAGGGCGTACAGAAACGGGCCGAAGGTTGGTTTCATGCTCCATGACAATACAGTGCTGCAGCTCAAGAAATTGGCGATTGGCAGCACTGACGCTCGCCCCTTGTGGATGCCAAGTACACGTGAGGGGGAACCTGCGACGATTTATGG
This genomic interval from Chitinophagales bacterium contains the following:
- a CDS encoding phage capsid protein; protein product: MTTREIRDEMGRILALQEDIIRNAQNEGRKDLTQEEEERFKRLDEDYRSLEKQLKRLEELEERAKAMATSVKEPQPGAVVDERALHEQAFKVFLRHGLKGLTPEMRQVLEKRDQTPATGAGGGYLIPEGFVAQVERVMKYYGPLFDDSVVTVFNTQAGNTLPWPTLDDTANKGQRIGPNTAVSTLDLTFGQKVFNAFKYTSGVVLVPTELFEDTGVELEPIIIEAFGERLGRIVNEELTKGAGGGTEPQGIVTASTQGKLAASNAAIAIEELADLIHSVDRAYRNGPKVGFMLHDNTVLQLKKLAIGSTDARPLWMPSTREGEPATIYGYPYWVNNDIDQIGASKKSVLFGDFSKYKVRVVRDRRIVRLTERYMDKDQVGYIAFWRLDGLLLVDNAVKHLAHPA